A part of Chryseobacterium shigense genomic DNA contains:
- a CDS encoding helix-turn-helix domain-containing protein gives MRPNYKKIYYDMLRLEHPEKLKDPKIKSLLEKLNTTEDVLNFNDKIFEQSKESQASNQKLKTYDKKTMFKLLQYQNKHGFSTSYMSRKYKISRTTIMNWKKTFEEEIEKVINAGE, from the coding sequence ATGCGCCCCAATTACAAAAAGATATATTATGATATGCTGAGGCTGGAGCATCCGGAAAAGCTGAAAGACCCGAAAATCAAATCGCTTTTAGAAAAACTTAATACAACTGAAGATGTATTGAATTTTAATGATAAGATTTTTGAACAGTCAAAAGAAAGCCAGGCTAGCAATCAAAAGTTAAAAACTTATGATAAAAAAACCATGTTCAAGCTTTTGCAGTATCAGAATAAGCATGGTTTTTCCACCAGTTATATGTCCCGGAAATATAAAATCAGCAGGACAACGATCATGAACTGGAAAAAGACCTTTGAGGAAGAAATAGAAAAAGTAATAAATGCCGGCGAATAA
- a CDS encoding transposase, producing MLYKEIHIGKFIKEMVDENEVPMERICNFINKDESFIEAVYQSKSIDTELLLRWSKLLEYDFFRLYSSHLILYAPPSAVNKNQKKSDKIPYFRKNIYTQEIKDFIMKRILSGEMTYNEVIKEYSIPKSTLHRWIQKKEDNSNG from the coding sequence ATGTTATATAAAGAAATTCATATAGGAAAATTCATCAAAGAGATGGTTGATGAAAATGAGGTCCCGATGGAAAGGATCTGTAATTTCATCAATAAAGATGAAAGTTTTATTGAGGCTGTGTATCAAAGCAAATCAATAGATACAGAGTTACTTTTGAGATGGAGTAAGTTGCTGGAATATGATTTTTTCAGATTGTACAGCTCTCACCTGATCCTTTATGCACCACCATCTGCAGTGAATAAGAATCAGAAGAAATCTGATAAAATTCCTTATTTCAGAAAGAATATTTATACCCAGGAGATCAAGGATTTTATTATGAAAAGGATTCTATCCGGTGAAATGACTTACAATGAGGTGATTAAAGAATATTCCATTCCTAAAAGTACGCTTCACCGATGGATTCAGAAAAAAGAGGATAATAGTAACGGATAA
- a CDS encoding SulP family inorganic anion transporter, with product MKNTISLFDFSKKINYKNELLAGFTVAMTMIPESLSFAILAGLPPLTGLYAAFMMGLITAILGGRPGMVSGGAGATIVVLIALIKSHGIEYLFAAVALAGIFQMLVGIFKLGKFVRLIPQPVMYGFLNGLAIIIFMAQIEQFKITGNAGASGWLQGMPLYIMAGLTALTITIVYFFPKITKAVPASLVAIIVVFAVVLGFDIPTKTVADIAHISGSLPDFHIPQLPFTFETLQIIFPYALIMAGVGLIESLLTLSMVDEITNSKGNANKESVAQGIANITNGFFGGMGGCAMVAQTLVNLNAGSRARLSGIIASVMILLIILFGAPFIEKIPMAALVGVMMMVAVSTFQWVSIRIVNKMPKSDIFVGITVALITVVLHNLALAVLVGVIIAALVFAWDNAKRIRARKSTDENGVKHYEIYGPLFFGSVTAFMDKFDVMDDPDEVVVDFRESRIVDMSAIDALDKLSKRYSQQNKKLYLRHLSEDCRKMLKNAEAVIEISIREDPTYKVIPEK from the coding sequence ATGAAAAATACAATAAGTTTATTCGATTTCTCGAAAAAGATAAATTACAAGAACGAGCTTCTGGCTGGATTTACGGTAGCCATGACCATGATTCCGGAATCACTTTCATTTGCAATTCTGGCCGGACTTCCTCCACTTACCGGGCTTTATGCAGCCTTTATGATGGGGCTCATCACTGCTATCTTGGGCGGACGTCCCGGAATGGTTTCAGGTGGGGCAGGAGCAACCATTGTGGTATTGATCGCTTTAATAAAATCCCACGGAATAGAATATCTTTTTGCCGCTGTTGCCCTTGCCGGAATCTTCCAGATGCTTGTCGGAATTTTTAAGCTGGGGAAATTTGTGAGGCTTATTCCGCAACCCGTGATGTACGGCTTTTTGAACGGCCTCGCCATTATTATTTTTATGGCCCAGATAGAACAGTTTAAAATAACCGGTAATGCAGGGGCTTCTGGCTGGCTTCAGGGAATGCCTTTGTATATTATGGCAGGATTAACTGCTTTAACGATTACCATTGTATATTTTTTTCCAAAGATAACCAAAGCTGTTCCGGCATCTTTAGTGGCAATTATTGTTGTATTTGCTGTAGTTTTAGGCTTTGATATCCCAACGAAAACAGTGGCGGATATTGCCCATATCAGTGGAAGCCTTCCGGATTTTCATATTCCGCAGCTTCCTTTCACTTTTGAAACCTTACAGATTATTTTTCCTTATGCACTGATAATGGCAGGAGTAGGACTTATTGAATCCCTTTTAACATTATCAATGGTAGATGAGATCACGAATTCAAAAGGAAATGCCAATAAAGAATCTGTAGCGCAGGGAATTGCCAACATCACCAACGGCTTTTTCGGAGGAATGGGAGGCTGTGCTATGGTGGCACAAACACTTGTGAACCTAAATGCAGGTTCAAGAGCGAGATTATCCGGAATTATTGCCTCCGTTATGATTTTGCTGATTATTCTGTTCGGGGCGCCTTTTATTGAAAAAATTCCAATGGCTGCGCTGGTAGGTGTTATGATGATGGTTGCTGTAAGTACATTCCAGTGGGTTTCCATCCGTATTGTTAACAAAATGCCTAAATCTGACATTTTTGTAGGAATTACCGTAGCCCTGATCACAGTTGTTCTTCATAATCTTGCGCTGGCAGTACTGGTAGGGGTTATAATTGCCGCATTGGTTTTTGCCTGGGACAACGCCAAAAGAATCCGGGCCAGGAAATCTACAGATGAAAACGGTGTAAAACATTATGAAATATATGGACCTTTATTTTTTGGATCAGTAACAGCATTCATGGATAAATTTGATGTGATGGATGATCCTGATGAGGTAGTTGTTGATTTCAGGGAAAGCAGGATTGTAGATATGAGTGCCATTGATGCACTGGATAAATTATCAAAACGTTACAGCCAGCAAAATAAAAAGCTCTATCTGCGCCACCTCAGTGAAGACTGCCGTAAAATGCTGAAAAACGCAGAAGCCGTTATAGAAATCAGTATCCGGGAAGACCCTACGTATAAAGTGATACCGGAGAAATAA
- the fusA gene encoding elongation factor G, with the protein MKYNTRNIGIIAHVDAGKTTLSERLLYYTGLIHKIGNVDDGNTTMDKDIQEKNRGITISSAAVSTQWKKGETVYNINIIDTPGHIDFAVEVERSLRVLDSVVAVFCASSGVQPQTENVWFQAEKHGISKICFINKMDRIGADFFGVLKEIETKLNAVPMALQIPIGAEAQFEGVIDLIRQKALYWTDENGEIIVEKEIPADYKADADEYRMKLMEILAGYDEAFFEIFMNPEDNITEDIITEALQRVCRSGAAVPVLCGSAFKNKGVQPLLDAVVTYLPAPDQLPAVQGKTPDTEKTVELGRNETEYFSGLVFKVLIDKHMGRFAMLRIYSGKIKSGDTVLNVRTGESFRISRILQMQSDKTLSLEEGKAGDIVALTGIKDAKTGDSLSAVGKPVLLEAITIPAPVIRVSIEPKTNSDEKSFGLVLAKIQEEDPSLVVERDRQTGETLLSGLGELHLEVTLEKIRLNHGIEVNQGEPKVSYREILTETRTHREKLSKQNGGSGQFADITFEIGPRVSNEPGLEFINLIKGGTIPSEFIPSVEKGFRDAMENGALKGYPLESMKVTLQDGSFHVKDSAATDFEMAARDGFRAAALSCSPKLLEPVMQVEIQSIEEYTGAVTADINRRRGIISSIDEKSGRKIFTAEVPLASTFGYISDLRTLTSGRASISMKLSHYALVPDFIANTLIT; encoded by the coding sequence ATGAAATATAACACAAGAAATATAGGAATTATAGCGCATGTAGACGCAGGAAAAACCACTTTATCGGAAAGGCTTCTTTATTACACGGGCCTTATTCACAAGATCGGAAATGTAGACGACGGAAATACCACCATGGATAAAGATATCCAGGAAAAAAACAGAGGTATTACCATTTCTTCCGCTGCCGTTTCAACGCAATGGAAAAAAGGGGAAACCGTTTATAATATCAATATCATTGATACTCCCGGACACATTGATTTTGCCGTGGAAGTGGAACGTTCTTTAAGAGTTCTGGACAGTGTTGTCGCTGTTTTCTGCGCTTCTTCCGGAGTTCAGCCGCAAACTGAAAATGTATGGTTCCAGGCTGAAAAGCATGGAATTTCAAAGATCTGTTTCATCAATAAAATGGACAGAATCGGAGCGGATTTCTTTGGAGTTCTCAAGGAAATTGAAACGAAACTTAATGCTGTTCCTATGGCTCTTCAAATTCCGATTGGAGCTGAGGCCCAGTTTGAGGGTGTCATTGACCTGATCAGACAGAAAGCGTTATACTGGACGGACGAAAACGGAGAAATCATCGTTGAAAAAGAAATTCCGGCAGATTACAAAGCTGATGCAGATGAATACAGAATGAAATTAATGGAAATTCTCGCCGGATATGATGAAGCATTCTTTGAGATTTTCATGAATCCTGAAGATAACATCACGGAAGACATAATTACTGAAGCCTTACAAAGAGTCTGCAGGTCAGGAGCTGCGGTTCCTGTCCTATGTGGTTCTGCTTTTAAAAACAAAGGAGTACAGCCTCTATTGGATGCCGTAGTAACCTATCTTCCCGCTCCGGATCAGTTGCCTGCCGTTCAGGGGAAAACTCCCGATACGGAAAAGACCGTGGAATTGGGAAGAAATGAAACGGAATATTTTTCAGGGCTTGTCTTTAAAGTCTTGATTGATAAACATATGGGCAGGTTCGCCATGCTCCGTATATATTCCGGGAAGATAAAATCCGGTGATACGGTTTTGAATGTGAGAACAGGTGAAAGTTTCAGAATATCAAGAATTCTGCAGATGCAGTCGGACAAAACGTTATCCTTGGAAGAAGGAAAAGCGGGTGATATTGTTGCCTTAACGGGAATAAAAGATGCCAAAACAGGAGATTCTTTATCTGCTGTCGGGAAACCGGTACTTTTGGAAGCGATTACCATTCCTGCTCCTGTCATCAGGGTTTCAATTGAGCCTAAAACAAACAGTGACGAGAAATCTTTCGGTTTGGTTCTGGCCAAAATCCAGGAAGAAGATCCTTCTTTAGTAGTTGAAAGGGACAGGCAAACCGGGGAGACTTTATTAAGCGGCCTGGGAGAGCTTCACCTTGAAGTTACCCTGGAAAAGATCCGTCTGAATCATGGGATAGAAGTCAATCAAGGGGAACCTAAAGTATCTTACCGTGAGATTTTAACGGAAACCAGAACTCACAGGGAAAAGCTTTCCAAGCAGAATGGCGGAAGCGGACAGTTTGCCGATATCACTTTTGAAATCGGACCTAGAGTGAGTAATGAACCGGGGCTTGAATTTATCAACCTGATTAAAGGAGGTACTATTCCTTCCGAATTCATTCCTTCTGTTGAAAAAGGATTCAGGGATGCTATGGAGAACGGGGCACTTAAAGGATATCCTCTGGAAAGCATGAAGGTAACACTTCAGGACGGTTCTTTCCATGTTAAGGATTCTGCTGCAACTGATTTTGAAATGGCAGCCAGAGATGGATTCAGAGCAGCGGCTTTATCATGCAGTCCAAAGCTTCTGGAACCGGTGATGCAGGTTGAAATTCAGAGCATTGAAGAGTATACGGGTGCAGTAACAGCCGATATTAACCGAAGAAGGGGAATTATTTCGTCTATTGATGAAAAGTCAGGCAGAAAGATTTTCACAGCAGAAGTTCCGCTGGCTTCTACTTTCGGATATATTTCTGATCTGAGGACTCTTACAAGCGGAAGAGCATCAATCAGTATGAAGTTATCGCACTATGCTTTGGTGCCTGATTTCATTGCCAATACATTAATAACCTAA
- a CDS encoding TerD family protein, whose translation MILGALNVDIKQLNKEKLEAFYLKSEELFLEYKPVIIFENINDFLDEIKNQGKTVNILSNTGFIKGRTMRKFLIQEELDQYIGFHIYYEGTPTNVREVFAKYDIANDASFKGHVAMVMGVFYKRNGEWKFNAIGGATSDRKLEQTIQTVQANYL comes from the coding sequence ATGATACTTGGAGCACTGAATGTTGATATAAAACAGTTGAATAAAGAAAAACTGGAAGCCTTTTATCTGAAAAGCGAAGAACTGTTTTTAGAATATAAGCCTGTTATCATTTTCGAAAATATTAACGACTTTCTTGATGAAATTAAAAATCAGGGAAAAACAGTTAATATTTTAAGTAATACAGGATTTATCAAAGGAAGAACCATGAGGAAATTCCTGATTCAGGAAGAACTGGATCAGTATATAGGTTTTCACATTTATTATGAAGGAACTCCTACCAATGTAAGAGAAGTTTTCGCCAAATATGACATTGCGAATGACGCTTCATTCAAAGGGCATGTGGCTATGGTAATGGGAGTTTTCTATAAAAGAAACGGAGAATGGAAATTCAATGCAATCGGGGGCGCTACTTCAGACAGAAAACTGGAGCAGACGATCCAGACCGTTCAGGCCAATTATTTGTAA
- a CDS encoding TerC/Alx family metal homeostasis membrane protein → MEHQSILELHPGLVWGFAVTVVIMLLLDLGVFNKKSHEVSSKEATIWSVVWISLSMVFSGVVYWVFNTDGTPQSHALAIEKFTQYQAAYWIEKALSVDNLFVFILVFGFFKVPKYLHHKVLFWGIIGALIFRAIFIFAGVGLINLTYLPEMNIFGEAVKINVVMTLFGLFLVYAGIKSWGEGDGEDDEDYNNTAGARLIKSFWKVSDNYDGDKFFTIQNGIKMATPLLVVVGVIEFTDVLFAVDSIPAIFAISNDPFILYTSNIFAILGLRSLYFLLANFIHMFSKLSYGLAIILSFIGIKMLIAPWIHIPSPVSLGIVGGVLVLSVLASIVFPEKEEDEKEKMEE, encoded by the coding sequence GTGGAACATCAAAGTATTTTAGAATTACACCCGGGCTTGGTGTGGGGATTTGCGGTAACGGTAGTTATCATGCTGCTCCTGGATTTAGGAGTATTCAACAAAAAGAGCCATGAAGTATCGTCAAAAGAAGCTACCATCTGGTCTGTCGTATGGATTTCATTATCTATGGTTTTTTCCGGGGTAGTGTACTGGGTTTTCAATACAGACGGAACTCCTCAGAGCCATGCGCTGGCTATTGAGAAATTTACACAGTATCAGGCAGCCTACTGGATCGAGAAAGCTCTTTCCGTAGATAACCTGTTCGTGTTTATCCTTGTTTTCGGGTTCTTTAAAGTTCCGAAATACCTCCATCATAAAGTTCTCTTCTGGGGAATCATTGGTGCGCTGATATTCAGGGCCATATTTATCTTTGCGGGGGTAGGGCTTATCAACCTTACTTATCTTCCAGAAATGAATATCTTCGGGGAAGCAGTAAAAATCAATGTGGTAATGACACTCTTTGGACTGTTCCTTGTCTATGCTGGGATCAAATCCTGGGGTGAAGGAGATGGTGAAGATGATGAAGATTACAACAATACAGCCGGAGCAAGATTAATTAAAAGCTTCTGGAAAGTTTCCGATAATTATGATGGTGATAAATTCTTCACCATTCAGAACGGAATCAAAATGGCAACCCCGCTTTTGGTAGTGGTGGGAGTTATTGAATTTACTGACGTTCTTTTCGCGGTAGACTCTATTCCGGCCATCTTTGCGATTTCAAATGACCCGTTCATCCTTTATACATCCAATATTTTTGCCATCTTAGGATTGAGATCCTTATATTTCCTGTTGGCGAATTTTATCCACATGTTCAGCAAACTTTCATACGGATTGGCAATTATCCTGTCATTCATCGGGATAAAAATGCTTATTGCACCGTGGATTCATATTCCGTCTCCGGTTTCATTGGGAATTGTAGGAGGGGTATTGGTGCTTTCCGTTCTTGCATCCATTGTTTTCCCTGAAAAGGAAGAAGATGAGAAAGAAAAGATGGAAGAATAA
- a CDS encoding catalase yields the protein MPQLLKYNKKFDELNEEEKKLFEINKKSIADFVEQSSSISDTNYATRNAHAKTYTIADGTFFIDKNIPEELLLFFDSEKFDLTIRLSNAGLKINTAGKDIPAYGFAVKIKDENGELIANFPLVNFPLFPTNSVSQFLKLFTALNRFYIKKWSNIFSLTAQAAKIIPSFFTLSFVKNILNLLGKRNDFILSFDYHSVGAYRLGEHMIKIKLVPKSVNKKFGRKLKMQDALKNYFQDHNYAADVFIQLCYDLKGQPINRLNVEWKNSPYIKIGEVVINKGSLLDSRDCTNELLSFNPFESKAFFQPVGKIQKLRDEAYKVSVQTRRKINKLLHKHQ from the coding sequence ATGCCACAATTATTAAAATATAATAAGAAATTTGATGAGCTTAATGAGGAGGAAAAGAAACTCTTTGAAATCAATAAAAAATCGATTGCTGATTTTGTTGAACAGTCATCTTCTATAAGTGACACCAATTATGCCACCAGAAATGCCCATGCAAAAACTTATACTATAGCTGACGGTACATTTTTCATTGATAAGAATATCCCTGAAGAACTTCTTCTGTTTTTTGACAGCGAAAAATTTGATCTTACCATAAGACTTTCCAATGCCGGGCTGAAAATCAATACTGCCGGAAAAGATATTCCTGCTTATGGATTTGCTGTAAAAATCAAGGATGAAAATGGTGAACTGATCGCTAATTTTCCTCTTGTTAATTTTCCTTTATTTCCTACGAATTCGGTTTCCCAGTTTCTGAAGCTGTTTACTGCTCTGAACCGGTTTTATATCAAAAAATGGAGCAATATTTTTTCACTGACTGCTCAGGCTGCTAAAATAATTCCTTCTTTTTTCACTTTATCTTTTGTCAAAAATATTTTAAATCTTCTGGGTAAAAGAAACGACTTTATTCTGTCTTTTGACTATCATTCTGTGGGAGCTTACCGGCTTGGAGAACATATGATCAAGATCAAACTGGTTCCCAAGTCTGTCAATAAAAAATTTGGACGTAAGCTGAAGATGCAGGATGCTTTAAAAAATTATTTTCAGGATCATAATTATGCTGCAGATGTTTTTATTCAGCTGTGCTATGATCTGAAAGGCCAACCGATTAACCGGTTGAATGTGGAATGGAAAAATTCTCCTTATATTAAAATCGGGGAAGTAGTAATCAATAAAGGTTCATTGCTTGACTCCCGCGATTGTACCAATGAACTGCTTTCATTCAACCCATTTGAAAGTAAAGCTTTTTTTCAACCTGTGGGAAAAATACAGAAACTGCGTGATGAAGCATATAAGGTTTCTGTGCAGACGAGAAGAAAGATTAATAAGTTGTTGCATAAGCATCAATAA
- a CDS encoding FKBP-type peptidyl-prolyl cis-trans isomerase produces the protein MGVADMLFKKKKELAEKNLNDGKEYMEEYGKRESVVQLPSGLQYEIITEGDGAKPGPKSTVKCHYHGTTISGKVFDSSVKRGTPASFPLNKVIKGWTEALQLMPVGSKWRLIIPPHLAYGDQQISKEIGPNSTLVFEVELLDIK, from the coding sequence ATGGGAGTAGCAGATATGTTATTTAAAAAGAAAAAAGAACTGGCAGAGAAAAACCTCAATGACGGTAAAGAGTACATGGAAGAATACGGCAAAAGAGAAAGCGTTGTACAGTTGCCAAGCGGCTTGCAATACGAAATCATTACCGAAGGAGATGGCGCAAAACCAGGTCCTAAATCTACAGTAAAATGCCATTACCACGGAACAACCATTTCAGGTAAAGTTTTCGACAGCTCTGTGAAAAGAGGTACACCGGCATCTTTCCCTTTGAACAAAGTAATTAAAGGATGGACAGAAGCACTTCAGTTAATGCCCGTAGGAAGTAAATGGAGACTGATTATTCCTCCGCATCTGGCATATGGAGATCAGCAGATCAGCAAAGAAATAGGACCGAACTCCACACTTGTATTTGAAGTGGAGCTGTTGGATATAAAGTAA
- a CDS encoding Rrf2 family transcriptional regulator — translation MNNTRFATAIHIMTLLAKSPQEWLTSEWMAGSININPVMVRKEISVLREVGLIVSRQGKEGGSQLAKSAEQISISEIYRAVKNTEVLGKKNQNPNPACSVGKEINNHLNTLFEETDKLVTQFLGDKSLKEFSEQFE, via the coding sequence ATGAACAATACAAGATTTGCTACGGCAATACATATTATGACCTTATTGGCAAAAAGTCCTCAGGAGTGGCTTACTTCTGAATGGATGGCGGGCAGCATCAACATCAATCCGGTGATGGTACGAAAAGAGATCAGCGTATTGAGGGAAGTTGGCCTGATAGTCAGCAGACAGGGAAAAGAAGGTGGAAGCCAGCTTGCTAAAAGTGCAGAACAAATCAGTATATCGGAAATCTACAGAGCAGTGAAGAATACTGAGGTTTTAGGCAAGAAAAATCAAAATCCTAATCCGGCATGCAGCGTAGGTAAAGAGATCAATAATCATTTAAATACATTATTTGAAGAAACAGATAAGTTGGTTACTCAATTTTTAGGTGATAAATCCCTGAAAGAATTTTCAGAGCAGTTCGAATAA